The following proteins are co-located in the Meriones unguiculatus strain TT.TT164.6M chromosome 4, Bangor_MerUng_6.1, whole genome shotgun sequence genome:
- the Hrh3 gene encoding histamine H3 receptor isoform X5: protein MALVWVLAFLLYGPAILSWEYLSGGSSIPEGHCYAEFFYNWYFLITASTLEFFTPFLSVTFFNLSIYLNIQRRTRLRLDGGREAGPEPPPDAQPSPPPAPPSCWGCWPKGHGEAMPLHRYGVGEAGPGVEAGEAALGGGSGGGAAASPTSSSGSSSRGTERPRSLKRGSKPSASSASLEKRMKMVSQSITQRFRLSRDKKVAKSLAIIVSIFGLCWAPYTLLMIIRAACHGHCIPDYWYETSFWLLWANSAVNPVLYPLCHYSFRRAFTKLLCPQKLKVQPHGSLEQCWK, encoded by the coding sequence ATGGCgctggtgtgggtgctggcctTCCTGCTGTATGGGCCTGCCATCCTGAGTTGGGAGTACCTGTCTGGTGGCAGCTCCATCCCCGAGGGCCACTGCTATGCTGAGTTCTTCTACAACTGGTACTTTCTCATCACAGCCTCCACTCTTGAGTTCTTCACACCCTTCCTCAGCGTTACCTTCTTCAACCTCAGCATCTACCTGAACATCCAGAGGCGCACCCGCCTCCGGCTCGATGGGGGCCGAGAGGCTGGTCCAGAACCCCCACCTGATGCCCAGCCCTCACCACCTCCAGCTCCCCCCAGCTGTTGGGGCTGCTGGCCGAAAGGGCATGGGGAGGCCATGCCACTCCACAGGTATGGGGTGGGTGAGGCAGGCCCCGGCGTTGAGGCTGGGGAGGCTGCCCTTGGGGGTGGCAGTGGTGGGGGTGCTGCTGCCTCACCCACCTCCAGCTCTGGCAGCTCGTCGAGAGGCACCGAGAGGCCGCGCTCACTCAAAAGGGGCTCCAAGCCATCGGCATCCTCAGCATCCCTGGAGAAGCGCATGAAGATGGTTTCCCAGAGCATCACCCAGCGCTTCCGGCTGTCACGGGACAAGAAGGTGGCCAAGTCGCTGGCCATCATCGTGAGCATCTTTGGGCTCTGCTGGGCCCCGTATACACTCCTAATGATCATCCGAGCTGCTTGCCACGGCCACTGCATCCCCGACTACTGGTATGAGACatccttctggcttctgtgggccaACTCAGCTGTAAACCCTGTCCTCTACCCGCTGTGCCACTACAGTTTCCGCAGAGCCTTCACCAAGCTCCTCTGCCCCCAGAAGCTCAAGGTCCAGCCCCATGGCTCCCTGGAGCAGTGCTGGAAGTGA
- the Hrh3 gene encoding histamine H3 receptor isoform X3, whose translation MERAPPDGLLNASGALAGEAAAAGGARGFSAAWTAVLAALMALLIVATVLGNALVMLAFVADSSLRTQNNFFLLNLAISDFLVGAFCIPLYVPYVLTGRWTFGRGLCKLWLVVDYLLCASSVFNIVLISYDRFLSVTRAVSYRAQQGDTRRAVRKMALVWVLAFLLYGPAILSWEYLSGGSSIPEGHCYAEFFYNWYFLITASTLEFFTPFLSVTFFNLSIYLNIQRRTRLRLDGGREAGPEPPPDAQPSPPPAPPSCWGCWPKGHGEAMPLHRYGVGEAGPGVEAGEAALGGGSGGGAAASPTSSSGSSSRGTERPRSLKRGSKPSASSASLEKRMKMVSQSITQRFRLSRDKKVAKSLAIIVSIFGLCWAPYTLLMIIRAACHGHCIPDYWYETSFWLLWANSAVNPVLYPLCHYSFRRAFTKLLCPQKLKVQPHGSLEQCWK comes from the exons ATGGAGCGCGCGCCGCCCGACGGGCTGCTGAACGCGTCGGGCGCTCTGGCTGGCGAGGCGGCGGCCGCAGGCGGGGCGCGCGGCTTCTCGGCTGCTTGGACCGCTGTCCTGGCTGCGCTCATGGCGCTGCTCATCGTGGCCACAGTGCTGGGCAACGCGCTGGTCATGCTCGCCTTCGTGGCGGATTCGAGCCTCCGCACCCAGAACAACTTCTTTCTGCTCAACCTCGCAATCTCCGACTTCCTCGTGG GTGCCTTCTGCATCCCACTGTATGTACCCTATGTGCTGACCGGCCGCTGGACCTTTGGTCGGGGTCTCTGCAAGCTGTGGTTGGTGGTAGACTACTTGCTGTGTGCCTCCTCAGTCTTCAACATCGTGCTGATCAGCTATGACCGATTCCTGTCAGTCACTCGAGCT GTCTCCTATCGGGCCCAGCAGGGGGACACACGACGGGCAGTGCGGAAGATGGCgctggtgtgggtgctggcctTCCTGCTGTATGGGCCTGCCATCCTGAGTTGGGAGTACCTGTCTGGTGGCAGCTCCATCCCCGAGGGCCACTGCTATGCTGAGTTCTTCTACAACTGGTACTTTCTCATCACAGCCTCCACTCTTGAGTTCTTCACACCCTTCCTCAGCGTTACCTTCTTCAACCTCAGCATCTACCTGAACATCCAGAGGCGCACCCGCCTCCGGCTCGATGGGGGCCGAGAGGCTGGTCCAGAACCCCCACCTGATGCCCAGCCCTCACCACCTCCAGCTCCCCCCAGCTGTTGGGGCTGCTGGCCGAAAGGGCATGGGGAGGCCATGCCACTCCACAGGTATGGGGTGGGTGAGGCAGGCCCCGGCGTTGAGGCTGGGGAGGCTGCCCTTGGGGGTGGCAGTGGTGGGGGTGCTGCTGCCTCACCCACCTCCAGCTCTGGCAGCTCGTCGAGAGGCACCGAGAGGCCGCGCTCACTCAAAAGGGGCTCCAAGCCATCGGCATCCTCAGCATCCCTGGAGAAGCGCATGAAGATGGTTTCCCAGAGCATCACCCAGCGCTTCCGGCTGTCACGGGACAAGAAGGTGGCCAAGTCGCTGGCCATCATCGTGAGCATCTTTGGGCTCTGCTGGGCCCCGTATACACTCCTAATGATCATCCGAGCTGCTTGCCACGGCCACTGCATCCCCGACTACTGGTATGAGACatccttctggcttctgtgggccaACTCAGCTGTAAACCCTGTCCTCTACCCGCTGTGCCACTACAGTTTCCGCAGAGCCTTCACCAAGCTCCTCTGCCCCCAGAAGCTCAAGGTCCAGCCCCATGGCTCCCTGGAGCAGTGCTGGAAGTGA
- the Hrh3 gene encoding histamine H3 receptor isoform X4: MERAPPDGLLNASGALAGEAAAAGGARGFSAAWTAVLAALMALLIVATVLGNALVMLAFVADSSLRTQNNFFLLNLAISDFLVGAFCIPLYVPYVLTGRWTFGRGLCKLWLVVDYLLCASSVFNIVLISYDRFLSVTRAVSYRAQQGDTRRAVRKMALVWVLAFLLYGPAILSWEYLSGGSSIPEGHCYAEFFYNWYFLITASTLEFFTPFLSVTFFNLSIYLNIQRRTRLRLDGGREAGPEPPPDAQPSPPPAPPSCWGCWPKGHGEAMPLHSSGSSSRGTERPRSLKRGSKPSASSASLEKRMKMVSQSITQRFRLSRDKKVAKSLAIIVSIFGLCWAPYTLLMIIRAACHGHCIPDYWYETSFWLLWANSAVNPVLYPLCHYSFRRAFTKLLCPQKLKVQPHGSLEQCWK, encoded by the exons ATGGAGCGCGCGCCGCCCGACGGGCTGCTGAACGCGTCGGGCGCTCTGGCTGGCGAGGCGGCGGCCGCAGGCGGGGCGCGCGGCTTCTCGGCTGCTTGGACCGCTGTCCTGGCTGCGCTCATGGCGCTGCTCATCGTGGCCACAGTGCTGGGCAACGCGCTGGTCATGCTCGCCTTCGTGGCGGATTCGAGCCTCCGCACCCAGAACAACTTCTTTCTGCTCAACCTCGCAATCTCCGACTTCCTCGTGG GTGCCTTCTGCATCCCACTGTATGTACCCTATGTGCTGACCGGCCGCTGGACCTTTGGTCGGGGTCTCTGCAAGCTGTGGTTGGTGGTAGACTACTTGCTGTGTGCCTCCTCAGTCTTCAACATCGTGCTGATCAGCTATGACCGATTCCTGTCAGTCACTCGAGCT GTCTCCTATCGGGCCCAGCAGGGGGACACACGACGGGCAGTGCGGAAGATGGCgctggtgtgggtgctggcctTCCTGCTGTATGGGCCTGCCATCCTGAGTTGGGAGTACCTGTCTGGTGGCAGCTCCATCCCCGAGGGCCACTGCTATGCTGAGTTCTTCTACAACTGGTACTTTCTCATCACAGCCTCCACTCTTGAGTTCTTCACACCCTTCCTCAGCGTTACCTTCTTCAACCTCAGCATCTACCTGAACATCCAGAGGCGCACCCGCCTCCGGCTCGATGGGGGCCGAGAGGCTGGTCCAGAACCCCCACCTGATGCCCAGCCCTCACCACCTCCAGCTCCCCCCAGCTGTTGGGGCTGCTGGCCGAAAGGGCATGGGGAGGCCATGCCACTCCACAG CTCTGGCAGCTCGTCGAGAGGCACCGAGAGGCCGCGCTCACTCAAAAGGGGCTCCAAGCCATCGGCATCCTCAGCATCCCTGGAGAAGCGCATGAAGATGGTTTCCCAGAGCATCACCCAGCGCTTCCGGCTGTCACGGGACAAGAAGGTGGCCAAGTCGCTGGCCATCATCGTGAGCATCTTTGGGCTCTGCTGGGCCCCGTATACACTCCTAATGATCATCCGAGCTGCTTGCCACGGCCACTGCATCCCCGACTACTGGTATGAGACatccttctggcttctgtgggccaACTCAGCTGTAAACCCTGTCCTCTACCCGCTGTGCCACTACAGTTTCCGCAGAGCCTTCACCAAGCTCCTCTGCCCCCAGAAGCTCAAGGTCCAGCCCCATGGCTCCCTGGAGCAGTGCTGGAAGTGA
- the Mtg2 gene encoding mitochondrial ribosome-associated GTPase 2 isoform X1, whose amino-acid sequence MCGYRNWCTCTYTYRAMIPTMLLLARSSTVLEGIPKWASSTWAGLKPSQLLPLHASSRLLSLGFVSHAKHREAPGKKLLSEKKLKRHFVDHRRVLVRGGNGGSGMSCFHSEPRKEFGGPDGGDGGNGGHIILKVDQQVKSLSSVLSQYQGFSGEDGGSKNCFGRGGATLYIKVPVGTLVKEGGEIVADLSHPGDEYLAALGGAGGKGNRFFLANDNRAPVTCTPGQPGQERVLHLELKTMAHAGMVGFPNAGKSSLLRAISNAKPAVASYPFTTLNPHVGIVHYEGHQQVAVADIPGIIRGAHLNKGLGFSFLRHIERCRFFLIVVDLSLPEPWTQVDDLKYELEKYEEGLSERSHVIIANKIDLPQAKAHLPQLQAHLGQEVIALSALTGENLEQLLLHLKVLHDAHMEAELEQGCQPFRW is encoded by the exons GGCCATGATACCTACCATGCTTCTCCTGGCAAGGTCTTCCACTGTGTTGGAGGGTATTCCAAAGTGGGCTTCATCCACATGGGCTGGCCTCAAGCCCAGCCAGCTCCTTCCACTGCATGCATCATCTAGATTGCTCTCCTTAGGCTTTGTAAGCCACGCTAAGCACCGGGAGGCCCCTGGAAAGAAGCTACTGTCAGAGAAAAAACTG AAAAGGCATTTTGTGGATCACCGGAGAGTGCTGGTCCGTGGAGGAAATGGAGGCTCTGGCATGAGCTGCTTCCACAGTGAGCCCCGCAAGGAGTTTGGAGGCCCTGATGGTGGGGATGGAGGAAATGGTGGACATATCATCCTGAAAG TTGACCAGCAAGTCAAGTCCCTGTCCTCAGTCTTGTCCCAGTATCAGGGTTTCAGTGGAGAAGATGGTGGCAGTAAAAACTGCTTTGGACGAGGTGGTGCCACCCTCTACATAAAG GTCCCTGTGGGTACCTTGGTGAAAGAAGGAGGTGAGATCGTGGCTGACCTGTCTCACCCAGGAGACGAGTATCTCGCTGCACTGGGAGGTGCAGGAGGAAAAGGCAATCGTTTTTTTCTGGCCAATGACAACCGTGCCCCTGTAACTTGCACTCCTGGACAACCAGGTCAGGAGCGGGTTCTCCACCTGGAGCTCAAGACAATGGCCCATGCTGGGATG gttggTTTTCCCAATGCTGGGAAATCCTCTCTTCTTCGAGCCATTTCAAATGCAAAACCTGCTGTAGCTTCCTATCCCTTCACCACCTTGAACCCACACGTGGGGATTGTTCACTATGAAGGCCACCAACAGGTAGCAG TGGCCGACATCCCAGGCATCATCCGAGGCGCACACCTGAACAAGGGCCTGGGGTTCAGCTTCCTCAGGCATATTGAGCGTTGCCGCTTCTTCCTGATTGTGGTAGATCTTTCCTTGCCTGAGCCATGGACTCAGGTTGATGACTTAAAATATGAACTAGAGAAGTATGAAGAAGGCCTGTCCGAGAGGTCCCATGTGATCATTGCAAATAAGATAGATCTCCCACAGGCCAAGGCCCACCTGCCTCAGCTCCAGGCCCACCTAGGCCAGGAGGTCATCGCCTTGTCAGCACTGACTGGGGAGAACCTGGAGCAGCTGCTTCTACACCTGAAGGTGCTACACGATGCccacatggaagctgagctggaGCAGGGCTGCCAGCCTTTCAGGTGGTAG
- the Mtg2 gene encoding mitochondrial ribosome-associated GTPase 2 isoform X2: protein MCGYRAMIPTMLLLARSSTVLEGIPKWASSTWAGLKPSQLLPLHASSRLLSLGFVSHAKHREAPGKKLLSEKKLKRHFVDHRRVLVRGGNGGSGMSCFHSEPRKEFGGPDGGDGGNGGHIILKVDQQVKSLSSVLSQYQGFSGEDGGSKNCFGRGGATLYIKVPVGTLVKEGGEIVADLSHPGDEYLAALGGAGGKGNRFFLANDNRAPVTCTPGQPGQERVLHLELKTMAHAGMVGFPNAGKSSLLRAISNAKPAVASYPFTTLNPHVGIVHYEGHQQVAVADIPGIIRGAHLNKGLGFSFLRHIERCRFFLIVVDLSLPEPWTQVDDLKYELEKYEEGLSERSHVIIANKIDLPQAKAHLPQLQAHLGQEVIALSALTGENLEQLLLHLKVLHDAHMEAELEQGCQPFRW from the exons GGCCATGATACCTACCATGCTTCTCCTGGCAAGGTCTTCCACTGTGTTGGAGGGTATTCCAAAGTGGGCTTCATCCACATGGGCTGGCCTCAAGCCCAGCCAGCTCCTTCCACTGCATGCATCATCTAGATTGCTCTCCTTAGGCTTTGTAAGCCACGCTAAGCACCGGGAGGCCCCTGGAAAGAAGCTACTGTCAGAGAAAAAACTG AAAAGGCATTTTGTGGATCACCGGAGAGTGCTGGTCCGTGGAGGAAATGGAGGCTCTGGCATGAGCTGCTTCCACAGTGAGCCCCGCAAGGAGTTTGGAGGCCCTGATGGTGGGGATGGAGGAAATGGTGGACATATCATCCTGAAAG TTGACCAGCAAGTCAAGTCCCTGTCCTCAGTCTTGTCCCAGTATCAGGGTTTCAGTGGAGAAGATGGTGGCAGTAAAAACTGCTTTGGACGAGGTGGTGCCACCCTCTACATAAAG GTCCCTGTGGGTACCTTGGTGAAAGAAGGAGGTGAGATCGTGGCTGACCTGTCTCACCCAGGAGACGAGTATCTCGCTGCACTGGGAGGTGCAGGAGGAAAAGGCAATCGTTTTTTTCTGGCCAATGACAACCGTGCCCCTGTAACTTGCACTCCTGGACAACCAGGTCAGGAGCGGGTTCTCCACCTGGAGCTCAAGACAATGGCCCATGCTGGGATG gttggTTTTCCCAATGCTGGGAAATCCTCTCTTCTTCGAGCCATTTCAAATGCAAAACCTGCTGTAGCTTCCTATCCCTTCACCACCTTGAACCCACACGTGGGGATTGTTCACTATGAAGGCCACCAACAGGTAGCAG TGGCCGACATCCCAGGCATCATCCGAGGCGCACACCTGAACAAGGGCCTGGGGTTCAGCTTCCTCAGGCATATTGAGCGTTGCCGCTTCTTCCTGATTGTGGTAGATCTTTCCTTGCCTGAGCCATGGACTCAGGTTGATGACTTAAAATATGAACTAGAGAAGTATGAAGAAGGCCTGTCCGAGAGGTCCCATGTGATCATTGCAAATAAGATAGATCTCCCACAGGCCAAGGCCCACCTGCCTCAGCTCCAGGCCCACCTAGGCCAGGAGGTCATCGCCTTGTCAGCACTGACTGGGGAGAACCTGGAGCAGCTGCTTCTACACCTGAAGGTGCTACACGATGCccacatggaagctgagctggaGCAGGGCTGCCAGCCTTTCAGGTGGTAG
- the Hrh3 gene encoding histamine H3 receptor isoform X1, which yields MERAPPDGLLNASGALAGEAAAAGGARGFSAAWTAVLAALMALLIVATVLGNALVMLAFVADSSLRTQNNFFLLNLAISDFLVGLTEGQVLGPAVSMRRSFLLPPGPDDIEGLEVLWRLKAGSSSAVGRPGKQEGAFCIPLYVPYVLTGRWTFGRGLCKLWLVVDYLLCASSVFNIVLISYDRFLSVTRAVSYRAQQGDTRRAVRKMALVWVLAFLLYGPAILSWEYLSGGSSIPEGHCYAEFFYNWYFLITASTLEFFTPFLSVTFFNLSIYLNIQRRTRLRLDGGREAGPEPPPDAQPSPPPAPPSCWGCWPKGHGEAMPLHRYGVGEAGPGVEAGEAALGGGSGGGAAASPTSSSGSSSRGTERPRSLKRGSKPSASSASLEKRMKMVSQSITQRFRLSRDKKVAKSLAIIVSIFGLCWAPYTLLMIIRAACHGHCIPDYWYETSFWLLWANSAVNPVLYPLCHYSFRRAFTKLLCPQKLKVQPHGSLEQCWK from the exons ATGGAGCGCGCGCCGCCCGACGGGCTGCTGAACGCGTCGGGCGCTCTGGCTGGCGAGGCGGCGGCCGCAGGCGGGGCGCGCGGCTTCTCGGCTGCTTGGACCGCTGTCCTGGCTGCGCTCATGGCGCTGCTCATCGTGGCCACAGTGCTGGGCAACGCGCTGGTCATGCTCGCCTTCGTGGCGGATTCGAGCCTCCGCACCCAGAACAACTTCTTTCTGCTCAACCTCGCAATCTCCGACTTCCTCGTGG GGCTGACAGAAGGCCAGGTTCTGGGTCCAGCGGTTTCTATGCGGAGGtctttcctcctgcctccaggtccagATGACATTGAGGGGCTGGAGGTTTTGTGGAGGCTGAAGGCTGGCAGCAGCTCTGCTGTAGGGAGACCGGGTAAACAGGAAG GTGCCTTCTGCATCCCACTGTATGTACCCTATGTGCTGACCGGCCGCTGGACCTTTGGTCGGGGTCTCTGCAAGCTGTGGTTGGTGGTAGACTACTTGCTGTGTGCCTCCTCAGTCTTCAACATCGTGCTGATCAGCTATGACCGATTCCTGTCAGTCACTCGAGCT GTCTCCTATCGGGCCCAGCAGGGGGACACACGACGGGCAGTGCGGAAGATGGCgctggtgtgggtgctggcctTCCTGCTGTATGGGCCTGCCATCCTGAGTTGGGAGTACCTGTCTGGTGGCAGCTCCATCCCCGAGGGCCACTGCTATGCTGAGTTCTTCTACAACTGGTACTTTCTCATCACAGCCTCCACTCTTGAGTTCTTCACACCCTTCCTCAGCGTTACCTTCTTCAACCTCAGCATCTACCTGAACATCCAGAGGCGCACCCGCCTCCGGCTCGATGGGGGCCGAGAGGCTGGTCCAGAACCCCCACCTGATGCCCAGCCCTCACCACCTCCAGCTCCCCCCAGCTGTTGGGGCTGCTGGCCGAAAGGGCATGGGGAGGCCATGCCACTCCACAGGTATGGGGTGGGTGAGGCAGGCCCCGGCGTTGAGGCTGGGGAGGCTGCCCTTGGGGGTGGCAGTGGTGGGGGTGCTGCTGCCTCACCCACCTCCAGCTCTGGCAGCTCGTCGAGAGGCACCGAGAGGCCGCGCTCACTCAAAAGGGGCTCCAAGCCATCGGCATCCTCAGCATCCCTGGAGAAGCGCATGAAGATGGTTTCCCAGAGCATCACCCAGCGCTTCCGGCTGTCACGGGACAAGAAGGTGGCCAAGTCGCTGGCCATCATCGTGAGCATCTTTGGGCTCTGCTGGGCCCCGTATACACTCCTAATGATCATCCGAGCTGCTTGCCACGGCCACTGCATCCCCGACTACTGGTATGAGACatccttctggcttctgtgggccaACTCAGCTGTAAACCCTGTCCTCTACCCGCTGTGCCACTACAGTTTCCGCAGAGCCTTCACCAAGCTCCTCTGCCCCCAGAAGCTCAAGGTCCAGCCCCATGGCTCCCTGGAGCAGTGCTGGAAGTGA
- the Hrh3 gene encoding histamine H3 receptor isoform X2 codes for MERAPPDGLLNASGALAGEAAAAGGARGFSAAWTAVLAALMALLIVATVLGNALVMLAFVADSSLRTQNNFFLLNLAISDFLVGLTEGQVLGPAVSMRRSFLLPPGPDDIEGLEVLWRLKAGSSSAVGRPGKQEGAFCIPLYVPYVLTGRWTFGRGLCKLWLVVDYLLCASSVFNIVLISYDRFLSVTRAVSYRAQQGDTRRAVRKMALVWVLAFLLYGPAILSWEYLSGGSSIPEGHCYAEFFYNWYFLITASTLEFFTPFLSVTFFNLSIYLNIQRRTRLRLDGGREAGPEPPPDAQPSPPPAPPSCWGCWPKGHGEAMPLHSSGSSSRGTERPRSLKRGSKPSASSASLEKRMKMVSQSITQRFRLSRDKKVAKSLAIIVSIFGLCWAPYTLLMIIRAACHGHCIPDYWYETSFWLLWANSAVNPVLYPLCHYSFRRAFTKLLCPQKLKVQPHGSLEQCWK; via the exons ATGGAGCGCGCGCCGCCCGACGGGCTGCTGAACGCGTCGGGCGCTCTGGCTGGCGAGGCGGCGGCCGCAGGCGGGGCGCGCGGCTTCTCGGCTGCTTGGACCGCTGTCCTGGCTGCGCTCATGGCGCTGCTCATCGTGGCCACAGTGCTGGGCAACGCGCTGGTCATGCTCGCCTTCGTGGCGGATTCGAGCCTCCGCACCCAGAACAACTTCTTTCTGCTCAACCTCGCAATCTCCGACTTCCTCGTGG GGCTGACAGAAGGCCAGGTTCTGGGTCCAGCGGTTTCTATGCGGAGGtctttcctcctgcctccaggtccagATGACATTGAGGGGCTGGAGGTTTTGTGGAGGCTGAAGGCTGGCAGCAGCTCTGCTGTAGGGAGACCGGGTAAACAGGAAG GTGCCTTCTGCATCCCACTGTATGTACCCTATGTGCTGACCGGCCGCTGGACCTTTGGTCGGGGTCTCTGCAAGCTGTGGTTGGTGGTAGACTACTTGCTGTGTGCCTCCTCAGTCTTCAACATCGTGCTGATCAGCTATGACCGATTCCTGTCAGTCACTCGAGCT GTCTCCTATCGGGCCCAGCAGGGGGACACACGACGGGCAGTGCGGAAGATGGCgctggtgtgggtgctggcctTCCTGCTGTATGGGCCTGCCATCCTGAGTTGGGAGTACCTGTCTGGTGGCAGCTCCATCCCCGAGGGCCACTGCTATGCTGAGTTCTTCTACAACTGGTACTTTCTCATCACAGCCTCCACTCTTGAGTTCTTCACACCCTTCCTCAGCGTTACCTTCTTCAACCTCAGCATCTACCTGAACATCCAGAGGCGCACCCGCCTCCGGCTCGATGGGGGCCGAGAGGCTGGTCCAGAACCCCCACCTGATGCCCAGCCCTCACCACCTCCAGCTCCCCCCAGCTGTTGGGGCTGCTGGCCGAAAGGGCATGGGGAGGCCATGCCACTCCACAG CTCTGGCAGCTCGTCGAGAGGCACCGAGAGGCCGCGCTCACTCAAAAGGGGCTCCAAGCCATCGGCATCCTCAGCATCCCTGGAGAAGCGCATGAAGATGGTTTCCCAGAGCATCACCCAGCGCTTCCGGCTGTCACGGGACAAGAAGGTGGCCAAGTCGCTGGCCATCATCGTGAGCATCTTTGGGCTCTGCTGGGCCCCGTATACACTCCTAATGATCATCCGAGCTGCTTGCCACGGCCACTGCATCCCCGACTACTGGTATGAGACatccttctggcttctgtgggccaACTCAGCTGTAAACCCTGTCCTCTACCCGCTGTGCCACTACAGTTTCCGCAGAGCCTTCACCAAGCTCCTCTGCCCCCAGAAGCTCAAGGTCCAGCCCCATGGCTCCCTGGAGCAGTGCTGGAAGTGA
- the Mtg2 gene encoding mitochondrial ribosome-associated GTPase 2 isoform X3: MCGYRNWCTCTYTYRAMIPTMLLLARSSTVLEGIPKWASSTWAGLKPSQLLPLHASSRLLSLGFVSHAKHREAPGKKLLSEKKLKRHFVDHRRVLVRGGNGGSGMSCFHSEPRKEFGGPDGGDGGNGGHIILKVDQQVKSLSSVLSQYQGFSGEDGGSKNCFGRGGATLYIKVGFPNAGKSSLLRAISNAKPAVASYPFTTLNPHVGIVHYEGHQQVAVADIPGIIRGAHLNKGLGFSFLRHIERCRFFLIVVDLSLPEPWTQVDDLKYELEKYEEGLSERSHVIIANKIDLPQAKAHLPQLQAHLGQEVIALSALTGENLEQLLLHLKVLHDAHMEAELEQGCQPFRW; the protein is encoded by the exons GGCCATGATACCTACCATGCTTCTCCTGGCAAGGTCTTCCACTGTGTTGGAGGGTATTCCAAAGTGGGCTTCATCCACATGGGCTGGCCTCAAGCCCAGCCAGCTCCTTCCACTGCATGCATCATCTAGATTGCTCTCCTTAGGCTTTGTAAGCCACGCTAAGCACCGGGAGGCCCCTGGAAAGAAGCTACTGTCAGAGAAAAAACTG AAAAGGCATTTTGTGGATCACCGGAGAGTGCTGGTCCGTGGAGGAAATGGAGGCTCTGGCATGAGCTGCTTCCACAGTGAGCCCCGCAAGGAGTTTGGAGGCCCTGATGGTGGGGATGGAGGAAATGGTGGACATATCATCCTGAAAG TTGACCAGCAAGTCAAGTCCCTGTCCTCAGTCTTGTCCCAGTATCAGGGTTTCAGTGGAGAAGATGGTGGCAGTAAAAACTGCTTTGGACGAGGTGGTGCCACCCTCTACATAAAG gttggTTTTCCCAATGCTGGGAAATCCTCTCTTCTTCGAGCCATTTCAAATGCAAAACCTGCTGTAGCTTCCTATCCCTTCACCACCTTGAACCCACACGTGGGGATTGTTCACTATGAAGGCCACCAACAGGTAGCAG TGGCCGACATCCCAGGCATCATCCGAGGCGCACACCTGAACAAGGGCCTGGGGTTCAGCTTCCTCAGGCATATTGAGCGTTGCCGCTTCTTCCTGATTGTGGTAGATCTTTCCTTGCCTGAGCCATGGACTCAGGTTGATGACTTAAAATATGAACTAGAGAAGTATGAAGAAGGCCTGTCCGAGAGGTCCCATGTGATCATTGCAAATAAGATAGATCTCCCACAGGCCAAGGCCCACCTGCCTCAGCTCCAGGCCCACCTAGGCCAGGAGGTCATCGCCTTGTCAGCACTGACTGGGGAGAACCTGGAGCAGCTGCTTCTACACCTGAAGGTGCTACACGATGCccacatggaagctgagctggaGCAGGGCTGCCAGCCTTTCAGGTGGTAG